A stretch of DNA from Yoonia sp. G8-12:
GACCACCGAAATCCTGACGCCTTACCGTTTTCATGTCTCAGAAGACATCTACACCTCGATCGTGATGCATTCAGATCGTGAACGCGGTTGGAAGTCGAAGATGCACCCAATTGTGGAAAGCAAGATGCTTTCACCGCAAGACCTGCTGACGTGGACCACACAGCGCTACAAATATGCGGGTGGCAGTCTTGATATCCTGATCCATGACAACCCACTCTTTCGGCGCGGCCTGACGTTTCCCCAGCGGATGATGTATGCCACAACGTTCTATTCCTATCTCGCGCCGATCTGGAACGTGATCTTTCTGATCGCCCCGATTGTGTATTTGTTCACGGGTATTTCGCCGGTGACGGCTTACTCGGACGCGTTCTTTTGGCACCTGATCCCGTTTCTTGTGACACTGGAACTGGCCATGATGGCGGGAACCTGGGGCGTGCCGGGATATGCGGCAAAGGCCAGCTATCTGTCATTCTTCCCCTTGGGTCTGCGGGCCATCACATCGGTGCTGAAAGGCAGCCAGATCTCTTTCAAGGTCACACCCAAAGTGCGGCAGTCGGGAAATTTCCTCGCATTAGTGAGGCCGCAGATGGCCGTCGTTGTTTTGACGGTCCTTGCAGGTCTCTGGGCGCTAGGGGCACTTGCCGCTGACGCGACACCGCATTCGGCCACCGGCGTCGTATCCAACATTCTATGGGGTCTTAACAACTGTCTGGCAATGCTGGGCATTATCGGCGCGGCACTTTGGTTGCCCGGCGCGGAATGAGGAATTGAATAACATGAGCGTTAAAGACAACATCATCAAAGCACGTAGCCATATCATCTTTCTGCTGGCTCTGGCGTGCGGTCTGGCACTGGTAACCGCGATTGATCGCCGTTCTGACGGCGCTGACGACACACAGAACGCAGGTGGGCAAATGGCACAGTTTGACGACGTCGCACCACTGCCTCTTGCGATCACGGGGACCACTTCGCCAGAAGATATCGCATACGCGCAGATCGCATGGCGCTACTTCCAGAACAATACTGACCCCACAACAGGCCTTGTGAACTCGACAGACAATTACCCGTCCACCACAATGTGGGAAACCGGATCCTATTTCGTCGCAACGATTTCGGCCGAAAGGCTGGGTGTCATTGGGCGCAGCGAAGCAGTCGCGCGCATTGGCTTGGCTTTGGATACGCTCAACGACATCCGGCTGTTTGACGGGGTGCTGCCGAACAAGGCCTATAATGTGCGCACCGGAGAGCTGGTGAACTACGCCAATGAACCGGTCGAGCGCGGCCTTGGCTGGTCAGCCTTGGACATTGCCCGCATGGTGGCGGCACTTGGCCATGTCGAAGCCAACTATCCCGAACTTGCCCAACAAACCGCGCGCCTTATCAACCGGTGGAACCTTTCCGAAATGGTTGAGAACGGTCAACTCATTGGCGGCAATATGATCGAAGGGACCTTGCGACGTGACCAAGAGGGTCGGGTTGGTTACGAGCAGTATGCAGCCAAGGCGATGATGCTCTTTGGTTACGACGTCTATAATGCCTATGATGCGGAGCGCCATTTGATGGTGCGCGATGTCGAAGGCCATCCGATTCCGGTAGACACGCGGCTGCATCGGAACGTCACTCCTGCTTTTACCGTGAGCGAGCCATATCTCTTTGACGGGTTGGAATTCGGCTTTGACGCGCGGTCTGCGCGATTTGCAACTGCGATCTACAGTGCGCAAGAAGCCCGCTATCGCAATTCCGGCATCCTGACGGCTGTGAGCGAGTCTCACATCGATGTGGCCCCGTACTTTATCTACTCGTCTGTCTGGGGCGGTGGGGCGCCTTGGGCCGTGATGACGTTCAGAGGTGAGAGATTAGACAGCAAGCGCACGATCACAACAAAGGTCGCTTTCGCGTGGGATGCACTTTTCGGCACGGATTATACACGTGAATTGGTGGCCGCAATTGCACCTTTGGGTGACACAGAGCGCGGCTGGCCCGAAGGCATTTACGAGATTGATGGCACGACAAACAGTTCGGTCACGGTGAACACAAACGCGGTGGTCTTGGCATCATTGGCGTTTCGCGCACACGGCCCCTTGATCAGGGCAGGGCGATGATAGCACGTCTCTTGCTACATGCGCTTTGGCTCGGTTTGACCGCATCGTCGTTGGTCGCAGCGCCGTGTGTCTCGAACACTTTCGATCGGCCGTTGCCAGGGGCAACGAGCGTCGTATCGCATGTCTCAGATGTTCCATCAGCGCAGTTTCCGGCGTTCTGGCAAGACGGAGTCGTCAACGGATACGCTTACACAATATTCGCATCAGCTGAAGGGACACTGCGTCCGACCGACGCCTTTCAGGACTGGGAGATCAAAATCACCTGCGACGTGTCTGCGCAAACCTGTGAAATGTCCCGCGTGGGGATCCCGCCTGAAGATGCAGAGATTGTATCAAGATCAATTGGCC
This window harbors:
- a CDS encoding peptidoglycan-binding domain-containing protein — protein: MIARLLLHALWLGLTASSLVAAPCVSNTFDRPLPGATSVVSHVSDVPSAQFPAFWQDGVVNGYAYTIFASAEGTLRPTDAFQDWEIKITCDVSAQTCEMSRVGIPPEDAEIVSRSIGQCLLGAEVEAVAPVPVAAAVPATDPINAAVAPETVGTSAKTAKVVCRAASVEETDDVAALQRLLVIAGENPGQVDGVLGPKSISAIEAFSPGSSANRTVPELISLLETYLCGPQNG
- a CDS encoding DUF3131 domain-containing protein, whose protein sequence is MSVKDNIIKARSHIIFLLALACGLALVTAIDRRSDGADDTQNAGGQMAQFDDVAPLPLAITGTTSPEDIAYAQIAWRYFQNNTDPTTGLVNSTDNYPSTTMWETGSYFVATISAERLGVIGRSEAVARIGLALDTLNDIRLFDGVLPNKAYNVRTGELVNYANEPVERGLGWSALDIARMVAALGHVEANYPELAQQTARLINRWNLSEMVENGQLIGGNMIEGTLRRDQEGRVGYEQYAAKAMMLFGYDVYNAYDAERHLMVRDVEGHPIPVDTRLHRNVTPAFTVSEPYLFDGLEFGFDARSARFATAIYSAQEARYRNSGILTAVSESHIDVAPYFIYSSVWGGGAPWAVMTFRGERLDSKRTITTKVAFAWDALFGTDYTRELVAAIAPLGDTERGWPEGIYEIDGTTNSSVTVNTNAVVLASLAFRAHGPLIRAGR